The following are from one region of the Vitis riparia cultivar Riparia Gloire de Montpellier isolate 1030 chromosome 9, EGFV_Vit.rip_1.0, whole genome shotgun sequence genome:
- the LOC117921446 gene encoding senescence-induced receptor-like serine/threonine-protein kinase, which yields MDGETEIYYTSDTGFIDTGINYNVSPEYEVFEDIDQHLINVRSFPVGDRNCYTLRPAQGKNHKYLIRAWFMYGNYDSENQPPIFKLHLGIDEWTTVRIKDASKIIIAEIIHIPITDDIDVCLVNIGLGTPFISVLELRQLNNSIYSPSEPGSLLLSGRLDFGTQEELYAIRDKDDVYDRIWEPANSESIISSSLVNPSFSTSDYKIPGIVMATAATPADENEPLGFSFLIVGDPSQKLYVYMHFAEVEDLKGQIREFTISVNDDESFGGPVAPRYLLSDTVYSKFSLNGSINRLSFSLKRTNRSTLPPIINAMEVYRLKEFSQSSTQQNDVDAIKRIKSGYAVSSNWQGDPCLPMKYQWDGLNCSQDTSPSIISLNLSSSNLSGNILTSFSSLRSLQNLDLSYNNLTGPVPEFFADLPSLKTLNLTGNNLTGSVPQAVIDKFKNGTLSLGENPNLCQSDSCQRKKKENKFLVPVLISILSVIILILIAALAIIRKLTKRRETRATTIETVSERPKDGSLKSGNSEFTFSDVATITNYFSRTIGRGGFGQVYLGTLTDGTQAAVKMRSQSSIQSPKALQAEAKLLTRVHHKNLVRLIGYCKDGTHMALIYEYMSHGNLQNKLLGREAADVLNWKQRLQIAVDAAHGLEYLHNGCKPPIVHRDMKSSNILLTETLQAKVADFGMSRDLAIESGAFISTVPAGTPGYLDPEYQSTGILNKKSDVYSFGIVLLELITGQPAIKNPGNIHIVGWVSPMIERGDIRSIVDPRLQGAFNANSAWKALEIALACVALTGMQRPDTSHVLADLKECLEMEVTSRRIQSVGSHSIGSGNSLDDLPLILGTQSAPRAR from the exons ATGGATGGTGAAACCGAGATATATTACACTTCGGATACAGGATTCATAGATACTGGAATCAATTATAATGTTTCCCCGGAATACGAAGTTTTTGAAGATATCGATCAACATCTCATAAACGTTAGAAGCTTCCCAGTAGGAGACAGGAATTGTTACACCCTACGACCAGCACAAGGCAAGAATCATAAGTATTTGATCAGGGCTTGGTTCATGTATGGGAATTATGATTCCGAGAATCAACCTCCGATCTTCAAGCTACATCTGGGTATTGATGAATGGACCACGGTGAGGATAAAAGACGCCTCTAAAATTATTATAGCAGAAATCATACACATACCAATTACAGACGACATAGATGTGTGTCTAGTAAACATCGGTTTGGGGACACCATTCATATCGGTGTTAGAGCTCAGACAGCTTAATAATTCGATTTATAGTCCAAGTGAACCAGGGTCACTGCTTCTCAGTGGTAGGTTGGATTTTGGTACACAAGAGGAGTTGTACGCAATCAG GGACAAAGATGATGTTTACGATCGGATTTGGGAACCAGCCAATTCGGAGTCCATAATTAGTTCATCACTTGTAAATCCTTCCTTTAGTACCTCTGACTATAAAATACCGGGGATTGTCATGGCAACTGCTGCAACACCTGCAGATGAAAATGAACCCTTGggtttctcttttttaataGTTGGTGATCCTTCTCAAAAGTTGTACGTGTACATGCACTTTGCGGAGGTTGAGGATCTCAAGGGCCAAATCAGAGAATTTACCATCTCCGTGAATGATGATGAGTCATTTGGTGGGCCAGTGGCTCCTAGATACCTACTTTCGGACACGGTATATAGCAAATTTTCCCTGAATGGAAGTATTAACCGATTGTCCTTTTCACTAAAAAGGACAAACAGATCCACGCTTCCACCAATTATCAATGCTATGGAGGTTTATAGGTTAAAAGAATTCTCACAGTCATCAACCCAACAAAACGATG TTGATGCAATCAAGAGGATCAAATCAGGATACGCAGTGAGCAGCAACTGGCAAGGAGATCCATGTCTCCCCATGAAATACCAATGGGATGGCCTGAATTGCAGCCAAGATACCTCCCCTTCTATAATATCATT GAACCTCTCATCTAGCAATTTGTCCGGGAATATACTTACTTCATTTTCAAGTCTCAGATCATTACAAAATCT GGATTTATCATACAACAACTTGACTGGACCTGTACCAGAATTTTTTGCAGACTTGCCATCTTTAAAAACCCT AAATTTAACGGGGAACAACCTAACAGGTTCGGTTCCACAGGCTGTTATCGATAAGTTCAAGAATGGAACTCTGAG TCTTGGCGAAAATCCAAATCTTTGTCAGTCAGACTCGTgccaaagaaagaagaaggagaaCAAGTTCCTTGTTCCTGTTCTTATATCCATTCTGTCTGTAATTATCCTGATCCTCATAGCTGCCCTTGCAATCATCCGGAAGTTGACCAAGAGGAGAGAAACTAGag CTACAACCATAGAGACGGTCAGTGAACGCCCCAAAGATGGGTCATTGAAGTCAGGGAATTCCGAGTTCACTTTCTCTGATGTGGCAACTATCACCAATTACTTTAGTCGTACCATCGGTAGAGGAGGATTCGGACAAGTTTATCTAGGCACTTTGACAGATGGCACTCAGGCTGCCGTCAAGATGCGTTCTCAATCATCAATACAAAGCCCCAAGGCATTACAAGCCGAG GCGAAACTCTTGACGAGAGTTCATCATAAAAACTTGGTTCGTCTAATTGGGTATTGCAAGGATGGTACACACATGGCTCTCATTTATGAATACATGTCCCATGGAAACTTGCAAAACAAGTTATTAG GGAGAGAAGCTGCAGATGTTTTGAATTGGAAACAGAGACTTCAAATTGCAGTAGATGCAGCACATG GATTGGAGTATCTACACAATGGCTGTAAGCCACCAATAGTCCACAGAGACATGAAATCTTCCAACATTCTATTAACTGAAACACTGCAAGCCAAGGTAGCTGATTTTGGGATGTCCAGAGATCTTGCAATTGAAAGTGGAGCTTTCATATCAACTGTCCCTGCAGGCACACCTGGATATCTAGATCCTGA ATACCAGTCAACGGGAATTTTGAATAAGAAGAGCGATGTTTACAGCTTTGGGATTGTTTTGTTGGAGCTAATCACCGGCCAGCCTGCAATAAAGAACCCTGGGAACATTCATATAGTTGGATGGGTTAGTCCTATGATTGAAAGAGGGGATATCCGAAGCATTGTTGATCCAAGGTTACAAGGAGCTTTCAACGCCAATTCTGCCTGGAAAGCCCTAGAGATAGCCTTAGCATGTGTAGCATTAACAGGAATGCAAAGGCCAGATACGAGTCATGTATTGGCAGACTTGAAGGAATGTTTGGAGATGGAGGTGACTTCCAGGAGAATTCAAAGTGTAGGTAGCCACAGCATCGGATCAGGCAATTCCCTGGACGATCTTCCCTTGATTCTTGGCACTCAATCGGCTCCCCGTGCTAGGTAG